CTCGGCCATCTCCTCGGCCGCCTCCGCGTAGTTCCACAGCCCGTCGGTGCACACCACCACTACACCCGGCCGGTCCGGCTTGAAGGAAGCGGTGTGCGGTTCCAGTTCGTACGCGTCCGCGCCGAGCCAGCCCGTGATGGCGTGGGCGCGCTCGTCGGCGTAGGCCTCGGCCTCGTTCATCAGTCCCGCGGCCACCATCTGCGCCGCCCACGAGTCGTCCTCGGTGAGCCGGGCCGGGGGTGAGCTGCGGTCGACCGGGACCCAGTAGGCGCGGCTGTCGCCGACCCAGCCGACGATCAGCAGGGTGGGCGTGACGACGGCGCCGACCAGGGTGCAGGCGGGCGCGTTCACGTGCGGGAGGTGCTCGGCGTCCGCAGCGGGCGCGTCCGCGAGCGAGTTGACGGCCTCCGCGGCCGCGACGATCGCGTCGTGCATGGCCTGCTGCGGGTGCGTGCCGAGCGGCAGGGCCCCCAGGAGCGCCTCGCCCGCGGTGCGGGACGCGGCGAGGGAGGCCTCGTCGGGGCGGGTCGCCGAGGAGACGCCGTCGCAGACGATCGCGACGACGGCGGGTGACCCGTCGGGCAGCGCGGTCGAGGAGATCGTGAAGGCGTCCTCGTTGCGGTGGTGGCGCAGGCCCCGGTCGCTGACCGCGGCGACCGCGCCCAACTCCTGTTCCATGTGGTCGCGTTCGCGCGGCTGGGCATGCCCGCAGTTCTCGCAGTAGCCGTCGCTGTCCACGTTGCCCGAACGGCAGGCGACGCACTGCTTCGTGCCCGGGGCGGGCGTGGCCAGGTCGGCGGTCCGCGGGTCGGCCGGAGCCGCTGACACGGCCGGCGCCGCCGCCGGGGCCGGCGGCCCGGCGGGATGTGGTCCGGCGGGCTGCGGTGCGGCCAGGGGGTACTCGTCCGGCTCCGCGGGCCGGTCGAACCGTACGCCCGCCGGTTCGGCTCCCGGCTCCCGCTCCGGCCCCGACACGCCGCCGGCGTGCGGGAGTTCGGAGCCGCCCGAGTCGGTGCCGTGCAGGTCCGTCGAGAGGTGTGTGGGCGCGGGCGTGTCCGAGGTGTCCACCTCGGGGGCCACGGGCCAGTCCACGGACGGGGCCGCGGGGGGCCGCGGTGGCGTCCCGTTCATGGTGATCGTCGGGTTGTCGGCCGGCGGCGCGGGCACCGCCGACAGGTCGAACCCGCAGGCAC
Above is a genomic segment from Streptomyces sp. R21 containing:
- a CDS encoding protein phosphatase 2C domain-containing protein; the protein is MMSQMPQPTALSRCPSCEEPLEAGDRFCGACGFDLSAVPAPPADNPTITMNGTPPRPPAAPSVDWPVAPEVDTSDTPAPTHLSTDLHGTDSGGSELPHAGGVSGPEREPGAEPAGVRFDRPAEPDEYPLAAPQPAGPHPAGPPAPAAAPAVSAAPADPRTADLATPAPGTKQCVACRSGNVDSDGYCENCGHAQPRERDHMEQELGAVAAVSDRGLRHHRNEDAFTISSTALPDGSPAVVAIVCDGVSSATRPDEASLAASRTAGEALLGALPLGTHPQQAMHDAIVAAAEAVNSLADAPAADAEHLPHVNAPACTLVGAVVTPTLLIVGWVGDSRAYWVPVDRSSPPARLTEDDSWAAQMVAAGLMNEAEAYADERAHAITGWLGADAYELEPHTASFKPDRPGVVVVCTDGLWNYAEAAEEMAEVVPLDAAERPLHSAQVLVGHALDGGGHDNVTVAVVPFPAPSQGAGSA